One window from the genome of Crassostrea angulata isolate pt1a10 chromosome 2, ASM2561291v2, whole genome shotgun sequence encodes:
- the LOC128172935 gene encoding uncharacterized protein LOC128172935, with protein sequence MANYGSFTKVPALLAICVIITAYGIPTDLDSDGNGNSVSFIVGGLNNPLDFGLRNPAHLETQKEGIIVQQCFCPENLDGCLCQKEINGGFTNIASRGFLHDTNDFNTENDRGSKDGDRAKKDTSVLSPPIRFILSLPLDNVLRIIYNNLPEGEREKFANNEYNRYHQRV encoded by the exons ATGGCCAACTACGGATCCTTCACAAAGGTACCTGCCTTGCTTGCCATTTGCGTCATCATTACAGCCTATGGTATACCAACAGACTTGGATTCTGACGGCAACGGTAATTCCGTATCCTTCATCGTTGGCGGATTAAACAATCCATTGGATTTTGGTCTAAG GAACCCTGCACATCTTGAAACCCAGAAAGAGGGCATTATCGTACAACAGTGTTTCTGTCCAGAAAATCTCGATGGTTGTCTCTGTCAAAAGGAAATAAATGGTGGATTTACAAACATTGCAAGTCGTGGTTTCCTTCATGACACGAATGATTTCAATACAGAAAACGACAGGGGTTCAAAGGATGGAGACAGAGCCAAAAAAGATACGAGTGTCCTGTCCCCCCCAATACGGTTTATACTCAGCCTGCCGTTAGACAACGTGCTAAGAATAATCTATAACAATCTGCCTGAGGGAGAAAGAGAGAAGTTTGCGAATAATGAATACAACAGGTATCATCAGAGAGTCTAG
- the LOC128173616 gene encoding uncharacterized protein LOC128173616 — translation MVNFGLQSAILTLLFTVAATYDDVVKDSLILKQYDGQPRSRERNPKHLEPPNDDEDGSSLQFCVCPRKPNDCVCEKEWSIRLSKEEIAKFQDHGLFQLNGNMERGFYNKRSPYDHTTLPPEIERLDPGHVFRIIYVNLETEELRRQFPERHRKFLQ, via the exons ATGGTCAACTTCGGGTTGCAGTCAGCAATTTTGACGCTTTTATTTACAGTTGCGGCAACATATGATGACGTCGTCAAAGACTCGCTCATCCTGAAGCAGTATGATGGCCAACCAAGGAGTCGGGAACG GAATCCCAAACACCTAGAACCACCCAATGACGACGAAGACGGATCCAGTTTACAGTTCTGTGTATGCCCACGAAAACCCAATGATTGTGTCTGCGAAAAAGAATGGAGCATCCGTTTGTCAAAAGAGGAAATTGCAAAATTTCAAGACCATGGCCTCTTTCAACTAAATGGGAACATGGAGCGTGGATTCTACAACAAAAGAAGTCCCTACGACCACACAACACTGCCACCAGAAATAGAAAGATTGGATCCTGGCCATGTGTTCAGAATAATATACGTAAATCTAGAAACGGAGGAATTGAGACGCCAGTTTCCGGAAAGACATCGCAAATTTTTACAATGA
- the LOC128173615 gene encoding high mobility group protein 20A-like, whose amino-acid sequence MMDLGNHGNNANMTLVKLNLEGFDDDASKEGIAVESSFASGENSLVMTPTMSDLPTVGLQQTTEVEGVAPTEKKKGGWPKGKKRKKMRDSNAPKPALNGYLHFLNERREILRRENPTMAFAEMIRVLGAEWTKLPQHEKQRFLDEAEKDKERYNREMEAYQKTEAFKLFKAQKEKKMKEMEAQSSSLELMGEREEDEKGAFDIPIFTEEFLDHNKAREGELRQLRKQTTELEEQNAILSKHIESMKHAIEKLEIEAVQQRSTNMALQGHLDNLRTTLTDNFNSVPLPGTSELPTLDTIDNYMAKLHNLILDSPQDHQALISMVRDVIGRLNIDQDKM is encoded by the exons ATGATGGACTTGGGTAACCATGGAAACAATGCCAACATGACACTGGTCAAGCTGAATCTGGAGGGGTTTGATGATGATGCGTCAAAAGAGGGAATCGCAGTCGAATCTTC GTTTGCATCAGGAGAAAATAGTCTAGTTATGACCCCTACCATGTCGGATCTACCCACAG TGGGGCTACAACAGACTACAGAAGTGGAGGGCGTGGCACCAACAGAG aaaaagaAAGGTGGTTGgccaaaaggaaaaaaaaggaaaaagatgAGAGACTCCAACGCTCCGAAGCCGGCACTAAACGGCTACCTACACTTCCTGAACGAGAGGCGGGAAATCTTACGCAGAGAGAATCCAACCATGGCCTTCGCCGAAATGATCCGGGTTCTGGGAGCCGAGTGGACCAAATTACCGCAACACGAGAAACAG AGATTTCTGGATGAAGCAGAAAAGGACAAGGAGCGTTATAACAGAGAGATGGAGGCCTACCAGAAAACCGAggcatttaaactcttcaaggcacagaaagagaagaaaatgaaag AAATGGAAGCCCAGAGTAGTTCTTTAGAG TTGATGGGGGAGAGAGAGGAGGATGAGAAAGGAGCCTTTGACATTCCAATCTTCACCGAGGAATTCCTGGACCATAATAAAG ctCGTGAAGGAGAACTGAGACAGCTGAGAAAGCAAACCACAGAGCTGGAGGAACAGAACGCAATCCTGAGTAAGCACATTGAGAGCATGAAGCACGCAATCGAGAAACTCGAGATAGAGGCTGTGCAACAACGCAGCACAAACATGGCGCTACAAGGTCACCTTGACAACCTCCGAACCACGCTTACCGACAACTTTAACTCTGTGCCATTACCAG GCACCAGTGAGCTTCCTACCCTGGACACAATAGACAACTACATGGCCAAGCTCCACAACCTGATCCTGGACTCCCCCCAGGACCATCAGGCCCTCATATCCATGGTCAGGGACGTGATTGGTCGGCTAAATATAGACCA GGATAAGATGTGA